A portion of the Streptomyces coeruleoprunus genome contains these proteins:
- a CDS encoding SulP family inorganic anion transporter yields MTACTPPRTDGADRPADGKPSRPSRPRRTTATSLAVFGPRVLRALGRSGSPREHSPPPRGGRRHGIAGPDLSASVAVFLIALPLSLGIALATGAPLQAGLVAAAVGGIVVGRFGGAPLQVSGPAAGLTVVTAELIQRYGWRTTCAITILAGLAQLGLSALKVARSALAVSPAIVHGMLAGIGVTIALAQLHIVLGGTPQSSAVDNVLGLPGQLADPHRAALAVSALTVVVLLAWPHLPGRGGRIARKVPAALAAVAIATVLALAAGLRVPRVDLPSWSSHALPGLPEGPVLGIAAGVLTITLVTSVQSLLSAVAVDKLVTARKTPKTPVPRSDLDRELAGQGMANVVSGALGGLPVAGVAVRSVANVSAGAVSRNSTILHGVWVVLATLLLVPLLDLIPLPALAALVMVVGVQMVSITHIRSVTRHREALVYAATVSGVVFIGILQGVALGIAVATGVALHRLARTRITREERDGVECVRVRGQLTFLAVPRLSRVLHQIPGRTRVVVELDGSFMDHAAYETLHEWQLSHVAHGGSVELAGRSGARIAEPASGSHACCRPWTPWRNHHCGEHTVEPERKSTAHQLASGLSSFQRNTAPLVRQELARLAREGQRPSQLFLTCADSRLVTSMITASGPGDLFTVRNVGNLVPLPGSESGDDSVAAAIEYAVDVLRVSSITVCGHSGCGAMQALLNTYPEAPEDAAERPQPPGTPLQRWLRHGLPSLRRMRGKEHTWARLSGRLPADAVEQLCLTNVVQQLEHLRAHEAVARRLAEGTLELHGMYFHVGEAQAYLLTGTGGVDDVFHRVNPTSSGRADAAPALAQGSGRSRRAQATA; encoded by the coding sequence ATGACCGCCTGCACCCCGCCGCGCACCGACGGCGCGGACCGTCCCGCCGACGGGAAGCCTTCCCGCCCGTCCCGCCCCCGCCGAACGACAGCCACCTCCCTCGCCGTGTTCGGTCCGCGCGTACTGCGTGCTCTCGGCCGGTCGGGTTCGCCCCGGGAGCACAGCCCGCCGCCTCGGGGTGGCCGGCGCCACGGGATCGCGGGCCCCGACCTGTCCGCATCTGTCGCTGTCTTCCTGATCGCCCTGCCGCTCTCCCTGGGCATCGCCCTGGCCACCGGGGCACCGCTCCAGGCGGGGCTGGTGGCGGCGGCCGTGGGGGGCATCGTCGTCGGCAGGTTCGGGGGTGCGCCGCTCCAGGTGAGTGGGCCCGCCGCCGGGCTGACGGTGGTCACGGCCGAACTGATCCAGCGGTACGGGTGGCGCACCACGTGTGCGATCACCATCCTCGCCGGGCTCGCTCAACTGGGGCTCTCGGCGCTGAAGGTGGCACGCTCCGCCCTGGCCGTGTCCCCGGCGATCGTGCACGGCATGCTGGCCGGCATCGGCGTCACCATCGCCCTCGCTCAGCTGCACATCGTGCTGGGCGGCACGCCGCAGAGTTCCGCCGTCGACAATGTCCTGGGCCTGCCCGGCCAGTTGGCGGACCCGCACCGGGCGGCGCTGGCGGTGAGCGCCCTCACCGTGGTGGTGCTGCTGGCCTGGCCGCACCTGCCCGGGCGGGGCGGGCGGATCGCCCGGAAGGTGCCGGCCGCGCTCGCCGCGGTGGCGATCGCGACCGTGCTGGCGCTGGCCGCCGGGCTACGGGTGCCGCGAGTGGACCTGCCGTCGTGGAGCAGCCACGCACTTCCGGGGCTGCCGGAGGGACCGGTCCTCGGCATCGCGGCGGGCGTGTTGACGATCACGCTGGTCACCAGTGTGCAGTCCCTGCTCTCGGCCGTGGCCGTCGACAAGCTGGTCACCGCGCGCAAGACCCCGAAGACACCGGTCCCACGCTCGGACCTCGACCGGGAGCTGGCCGGTCAGGGCATGGCGAACGTAGTGTCCGGTGCCCTGGGCGGGCTTCCCGTGGCGGGTGTCGCGGTGCGCAGCGTCGCCAATGTGTCGGCCGGCGCGGTCAGCCGCAACTCCACGATCCTGCACGGCGTATGGGTCGTCCTGGCCACGCTGCTGCTCGTCCCTCTGCTGGACCTGATCCCGCTCCCGGCGCTCGCCGCGCTGGTGATGGTGGTGGGCGTCCAGATGGTCAGCATCACCCACATCCGCAGCGTCACGCGGCACCGCGAGGCCCTGGTGTACGCGGCGACGGTGTCCGGCGTGGTGTTCATCGGGATCCTCCAGGGCGTGGCGCTCGGCATCGCCGTGGCGACGGGCGTCGCCCTGCACCGGCTGGCCAGGACCCGCATCACGCGGGAGGAGAGGGACGGCGTCGAGTGCGTCCGGGTACGGGGGCAGCTGACGTTCCTCGCGGTGCCGCGGCTGAGCCGTGTCCTGCACCAGATTCCCGGGCGGACACGGGTGGTCGTCGAGCTGGACGGCTCGTTCATGGACCACGCCGCCTACGAGACGCTGCACGAATGGCAGCTGTCCCATGTGGCGCACGGGGGCAGCGTGGAGCTGGCGGGCCGTTCCGGCGCGAGAATCGCGGAGCCGGCGTCCGGTTCGCACGCCTGCTGCCGGCCGTGGACGCCCTGGCGCAACCACCACTGCGGTGAGCACACCGTCGAGCCGGAGAGGAAGTCGACGGCCCATCAGCTGGCCAGTGGCCTCAGCTCGTTCCAGCGGAACACCGCCCCGCTCGTACGGCAGGAACTGGCGCGGCTGGCCCGCGAGGGGCAGCGGCCCTCGCAGCTCTTCCTGACCTGCGCCGACTCCCGTCTCGTCACCAGCATGATCACGGCCAGCGGGCCGGGCGATCTGTTCACCGTGCGGAATGTGGGCAACCTGGTGCCGTTGCCCGGCTCGGAGAGCGGTGACGACTCCGTGGCGGCGGCGATCGAGTACGCCGTCGACGTGCTGCGGGTCAGTTCGATCACCGTGTGCGGGCATTCGGGCTGCGGGGCCATGCAGGCGCTCCTCAACACCTACCCGGAGGCGCCCGAGGACGCCGCCGAGAGGCCGCAGCCGCCCGGGACGCCGTTGCAGCGGTGGCTGCGGCACGGGCTGCCGAGCCTGCGGCGCATGCGGGGCAAGGAGCACACGTGGGCCCGGCTGTCCGGGCGGCTGCCGGCGGACGCGGTCGAGCAGCTGTGCCTGACCAACGTGGTCCAGCAGCTGGAGCACCTGCGGGCCCATGAGGCGGTGGCGCGACGGCTGGCCGAGGGGACGCTGGAACTGCACGGCATGTACTTCCATGTGGGCGAGGCCCAGGCGTACCTGCTGACGGGTACGGGCGGGGTGGACGACGTGTTCCACCGCGTGAACCCGACGTCGT